Proteins from one Microcoleus sp. bin38.metabat.b11b12b14.051 genomic window:
- a CDS encoding tetratricopeptide repeat protein: MTTEEYIRQAQVDLKRGKLTEALDFCQRAIELHPFSPLAYTTLGEILAASGDPTAARDAFVKALEISPQFFLAHAYLGQLYSDYSWLDEAVFHYQQALDLKPDWMQLHYNLGNVFHKQGNLLGAIECYRKAIAQKPDYLQAFYNLAVVLEENNQLEAAIDTYRQAIAKQPDYVEAYSNWGAILLKDDRPTEAIAVYERALEIKPDWATLHNNLGQVLLEKSPERAIGCYLRAIELEPEMVLAHYNLGKAWQMQGEHSAAVACFDRVVELNPEHISGYTDAGFSLMVLGSIAEAMPYFERAIALKPDFVEAYCRWGERRQVVAVEDDELSRAIAACDRFLTALMGSSATNFVADVTDLKVKEEGRSPMEVGRRKKKENTQCPPFDFAQGEMPNAHPSTSLRARCPIPDSRLPIAEICDHLAETYLHLGNTLTEYGGYESATAYYQKALQIQPKNTELYWRLGNCLVKQKRFNAAVTVYRMALTVQPALPQVNFELAKLLEKQGNWQRAIDYYQQVLELQLHGYGEPKQWKKSTFSLPDSNYIKPPCGIYLSSWDWLVNAQLDAENYVEIVWESAPEASVENMSPSQFVLKESQLENSECGGLTCGLCLHRISKWFDPVHLGWGVCRLSNSQPIPVEAPKTFVAAIPKGRVWIVPQQNYWLICKAIAVITPDNYLLADVSRDYPGLLPGCEKHDLRKHSVFNLESFPPLKQIDGSVAVLSGLSGNVYFHWMVDVLPRIELLRQSGRDFADIDWFLVNSCQHEFQRESLRMLGIPEEKLLESDRLPHLQATELIVPAFAGYLGWASGWAIDFLRREFFKVIIPGSNYPKRIYISRSKARYRRVLNEEDVVEVLEQSGFVSILPESMSLAEQIAHFYHAEVIVAAHGSGLTNTIFSRQGTKVIELVSPHYIGHYYWGISQYLKLEHYFLAGEAFECYPIRQLMYQNSLTEDILVNVSSLKRMVEVVGLG, translated from the coding sequence ATGACCACTGAAGAATACATCCGGCAAGCCCAAGTCGATTTGAAGCGGGGGAAGCTAACAGAGGCGCTCGATTTTTGTCAAAGGGCGATCGAACTGCACCCATTTTCGCCGCTAGCTTATACAACTTTAGGCGAAATCCTCGCAGCCAGCGGCGACCCGACGGCCGCCAGAGACGCTTTTGTCAAAGCTTTAGAGATTTCGCCGCAATTTTTCTTGGCTCACGCTTATTTGGGTCAACTTTACAGCGATTATTCGTGGCTGGATGAGGCGGTGTTTCATTACCAGCAAGCTCTGGATTTGAAGCCAGATTGGATGCAGCTTCATTATAACTTGGGAAATGTTTTTCACAAGCAGGGTAACTTGTTGGGGGCGATCGAATGTTATCGAAAGGCGATCGCCCAAAAACCAGATTATCTCCAGGCTTTCTACAATCTGGCCGTGGTTTTAGAAGAAAATAATCAGCTAGAAGCGGCAATTGATACGTACCGTCAGGCGATCGCCAAACAACCGGATTACGTGGAAGCTTACAGCAATTGGGGCGCGATTTTGCTCAAGGACGATCGCCCCACCGAGGCGATCGCAGTGTACGAGCGGGCGCTGGAAATTAAGCCGGATTGGGCGACGCTGCACAATAATTTGGGGCAGGTATTGCTGGAAAAAAGTCCCGAAAGGGCGATCGGCTGTTACCTGAGGGCGATCGAGTTGGAGCCGGAGATGGTTTTGGCTCATTACAATTTGGGCAAAGCTTGGCAAATGCAGGGAGAACATTCGGCGGCGGTGGCTTGTTTCGATCGGGTAGTCGAACTCAATCCCGAGCATATTTCGGGCTATACCGATGCCGGATTTTCTTTGATGGTTTTGGGATCGATCGCGGAAGCGATGCCTTACTTTGAGCGAGCAATAGCTCTCAAGCCCGATTTTGTTGAGGCTTACTGCCGTTGGGGAGAAAGACGGCAAGTTGTTGCTGTAGAGGATGATGAATTGTCAAGGGCGATCGCGGCGTGCGATCGATTTCTGACAGCACTGATGGGAAGTTCGGCAACGAATTTTGTAGCGGATGTAACGGATTTAAAAGTAAAGGAAGAAGGAAGAAGTCCGATGGAAGTCGGAAGAAGGAAGAAGAAAGAGAATACCCAATGCCCACCCTTCGACTTCGCTCAGGGCGAGATGCCCAATGCCCACCCTTCGACTTCGCTCAGGGCGAGATGCCCAATTCCCGATTCCCGATTACCAATTGCTGAAATTTGCGATCATCTAGCAGAAACTTACCTGCATCTGGGCAATACTTTAACAGAGTACGGCGGATATGAATCAGCCACCGCTTATTACCAAAAAGCTTTGCAAATTCAGCCTAAAAATACCGAGCTTTACTGGCGGCTGGGCAATTGTTTGGTAAAGCAAAAAAGGTTCAATGCGGCTGTTACAGTTTACCGCATGGCTTTGACGGTTCAACCTGCTTTACCCCAAGTTAATTTTGAGTTGGCGAAACTGCTGGAAAAACAGGGAAATTGGCAACGGGCGATCGATTATTACCAACAGGTTTTAGAATTGCAATTGCACGGGTATGGAGAGCCTAAACAGTGGAAAAAATCTACTTTTAGTTTACCAGATAGCAATTATATCAAACCTCCTTGCGGTATTTATTTGTCGAGTTGGGATTGGTTGGTTAATGCTCAATTGGATGCGGAAAATTATGTTGAGATAGTTTGGGAATCCGCACCAGAAGCCAGTGTCGAAAATATGTCGCCTTCCCAATTTGTGCTGAAAGAATCGCAGTTAGAAAATTCCGAATGCGGTGGTTTAACTTGCGGGCTGTGCTTGCACCGAATTTCTAAGTGGTTCGATCCGGTGCATTTGGGCTGGGGAGTTTGCCGTTTATCTAACTCGCAACCGATACCTGTGGAGGCGCCTAAGACTTTTGTGGCGGCAATTCCCAAGGGGCGAGTTTGGATTGTGCCTCAGCAAAATTATTGGCTGATTTGTAAGGCGATTGCTGTCATAACTCCTGACAACTATTTGTTGGCTGATGTGTCGAGAGATTATCCTGGTTTGTTGCCGGGATGTGAAAAGCACGATTTGAGAAAACACAGCGTTTTTAATTTAGAATCGTTTCCACCTTTAAAGCAAATTGATGGCAGCGTGGCGGTGCTTTCTGGTTTGTCGGGAAATGTCTATTTTCACTGGATGGTAGACGTTTTGCCGAGGATTGAATTGCTGCGACAAAGCGGTAGGGATTTTGCGGATATTGATTGGTTTTTGGTTAACAGTTGCCAGCACGAATTCCAGCGGGAAAGTCTGAGGATGCTGGGGATTCCTGAAGAGAAATTATTGGAGAGCGATCGCCTGCCTCACCTGCAAGCAACCGAGTTGATTGTACCTGCTTTTGCGGGCTATTTGGGCTGGGCTTCGGGGTGGGCGATCGATTTTTTGCGGCGGGAATTTTTCAAGGTAATTATACCTGGTTCAAACTATCCAAAACGCATTTACATCAGCCGCAGCAAAGCGAGATATCGGCGAGTTTTGAACGAGGAGGATGTTGTTGAGGTTTTGGAGCAATCTGGGTTTGTTTCTATTTTGCCAGAGTCGATGTCTTTGGCAGAGCAAATTGCTCATTTTTACCATGCTGAGGTGATAGTCGCCGCCCACGGCAGCGGCTTGACAAATACGATTTTTTCCCGACAGGGAACTAAAGTAATTGAGTTGGTATCTCCTCATTATATCGGTCATTATTACTGGGGAATCAGTCAATATCTGAAGTTGGAACATTACTTTTTAGCGGGCGAGGCTTTTGAATGCTATCCTATTAGACAGTTAATGTATCAAAATTCGTTAACTGAGGATATTTTGGTGAACGTAAGTTCGCTGAAAAGGATGGTTGAGGTGGTTGGTTTGGGTTAG
- a CDS encoding calcium-binding protein: MTQVTNPTTPVSSVQNPTRGLDVIGTQGDNRLLGTEQADIILTFGGNDVISGRGGDDLIISGGGNDSIGGGAGNDDIFAGTGNDVVDGGSGDDRIFGGKGSDVIDGNAGNDFLSGDNGDDRIFGGAGNDTALGGKGNDLVSGGDGNDSLYGGRDNDTVDGGAGDDFISGDRGADVLTGGAGSDTFYFASPAGVDGNGLDTITDFNPAEDKIRLKASAFPGLGSSFDATDFIVVSGFNANSATANTANKVVYDPQSGLLFYNGAGGVQTIAQLQTGLNLAAVNTGTRNNFELF; this comes from the coding sequence ATGACACAGGTAACTAATCCAACAACGCCAGTATCTTCAGTTCAAAACCCTACCAGGGGTTTGGACGTGATCGGTACTCAGGGCGATAACAGGCTGCTCGGCACCGAACAAGCTGATATCATCCTGACTTTTGGGGGCAATGATGTCATCTCAGGTCGCGGTGGCGATGACCTGATTATTTCCGGCGGCGGCAATGACAGTATCGGCGGTGGCGCTGGCAACGACGATATCTTTGCAGGTACTGGCAACGATGTGGTCGATGGCGGCAGCGGCGACGACAGAATCTTTGGGGGCAAAGGTTCTGACGTGATCGACGGTAATGCTGGCAATGACTTCCTCTCTGGCGACAACGGCGACGACAGAATCTTCGGCGGTGCCGGCAACGACACAGCGTTGGGCGGCAAAGGCAACGATTTAGTTAGCGGTGGCGACGGCAACGACAGCCTCTACGGTGGCAGAGATAATGACACCGTAGACGGTGGCGCTGGCGATGACTTTATCTCGGGCGACAGAGGCGCTGATGTCCTGACCGGCGGTGCTGGCAGCGACACCTTCTACTTCGCATCTCCTGCTGGCGTAGACGGTAACGGTTTAGACACAATTACCGACTTTAACCCTGCTGAAGATAAGATCCGTCTCAAGGCGAGTGCTTTCCCTGGCCTGGGCAGCAGCTTCGATGCTACGGACTTTATTGTGGTTTCCGGTTTCAACGCCAACAGCGCCACAGCAAATACCGCGAACAAGGTAGTATACGACCCGCAAAGCGGTTTGTTGTTCTACAACGGCGCCGGCGGCGTGCAAACGATCGCTCAACTGCAAACAGGACTTAACCTGGCAGCGGTTAACACCGGCACCAGAAACAACTTCGAGTTGTTCTAA